In Planctomycetia bacterium, one DNA window encodes the following:
- a CDS encoding 3-deoxy-D-manno-octulosonic acid transferase: MLPEEGLTAGLLARGERAARPPLTLRAAILNLVYLLAAALYLPFLLYQMIALGKNRRGWGQRLGGVPWRVGRSRCIWVHAVSLGEVNATRALVTEIESRFPACVVAMSATTDTGFAAAQRLYPDKLVFRYPLDFSFAVRRTLARVRPAAIVLMELEVWPNLIDLAASIGVPVCVANGRITAEKSMRRFRIPVVRRVARRMFSQIAFVAAQDETYAARFRELGVPADRVHTIGSMKYDTAVIGDSVAGDAELAAAMGIDRAVPFIVAGSTGPDEEAIVLDAFESLAAQRPALQLAIIPRKPERFDEVARLIASRGFACVRRSQCRDGESHSATDTAPRVYLGDTMGELRKFYALATIVFVGRSLVPLGGSDLMEVAGLGKPMCFGPFVDNFADAAGQLLADEAAVQITPPAADHAAAAASLSAVLTKLLAAPETARAMGRRAQEVVRRNTGATRRTVDLLARTLDESLSNLPSSIHETQSAPARQ; encoded by the coding sequence GTGCTGCCTGAAGAAGGACTGACCGCGGGCCTGCTGGCGCGGGGCGAGCGAGCAGCGCGCCCGCCGCTGACGCTGCGCGCGGCAATTCTTAATCTTGTCTATTTACTGGCCGCCGCGCTCTACCTGCCCTTTCTGCTATACCAGATGATCGCCCTCGGCAAAAATCGTCGCGGCTGGGGACAGCGCCTGGGCGGCGTCCCCTGGCGCGTCGGGCGATCGCGCTGCATCTGGGTCCACGCGGTGTCCCTCGGCGAAGTCAACGCGACGCGCGCCCTCGTCACCGAGATCGAATCACGCTTTCCCGCCTGCGTCGTCGCCATGTCGGCCACGACCGACACCGGCTTCGCGGCCGCGCAGCGTCTCTATCCCGACAAACTCGTCTTTCGCTATCCGCTGGATTTCTCGTTCGCGGTGCGGCGCACCCTGGCGCGCGTTCGCCCTGCCGCAATCGTGTTGATGGAACTGGAAGTCTGGCCGAACTTAATCGACCTCGCGGCGTCGATCGGAGTCCCCGTTTGCGTGGCGAACGGCCGTATCACGGCGGAGAAATCGATGCGGCGCTTTCGAATCCCCGTCGTACGCCGCGTGGCGCGGAGGATGTTCTCACAGATCGCTTTCGTTGCCGCGCAGGATGAAACCTACGCGGCGCGTTTCCGCGAGCTGGGCGTGCCCGCCGACCGCGTTCACACCATCGGAAGCATGAAGTACGACACGGCCGTGATCGGTGATTCGGTGGCGGGCGATGCAGAGCTGGCCGCCGCGATGGGAATCGACCGGGCGGTACCATTCATCGTCGCCGGTTCGACCGGTCCGGATGAAGAGGCGATCGTGCTCGATGCGTTTGAATCGCTCGCCGCGCAGCGCCCCGCGCTGCAACTGGCGATCATCCCGCGGAAACCGGAACGGTTTGATGAAGTCGCTCGGTTGATCGCATCGCGCGGCTTCGCGTGCGTGCGCCGCAGCCAGTGCCGCGACGGCGAATCTCACTCGGCCACCGATACCGCGCCGCGCGTCTACCTCGGCGACACCATGGGCGAGCTGCGCAAGTTCTATGCATTAGCTACAATTGTCTTCGTAGGGCGTTCGCTCGTGCCGCTGGGCGGGTCGGATCTGATGGAAGTGGCCGGTCTGGGCAAGCCGATGTGTTTCGGCCCGTTTGTCGACAACTTCGCCGACGCGGCGGGCCAATTGCTTGCCGACGAAGCCGCCGTGCAGATCACGCCACCGGCAGCCGATCATGCGGCCGCCGCAGCAAGCCTGTCCGCAGTGCTGACGAAGCTCCTCGCCGCGCCGGAAACGGCCCGCGCGATGGGTCGCCGCGCGCAGGAGGTCGTGCGGCGAAACACCGGAGCAACCCGGAGAACCGTGGACCTCCTCGCTCGGACGCTTGACGAGTCCCTCTCAAACCTGCCGTCGTCAATCCACGAAACGCAATCGGCGCCCGCGCGCCAATAG
- a CDS encoding SpoIIE family protein phosphatase, translating to MQQVDLTRRKRVPVLLEMVRSIKDARDPRAVMELFIRVVQQAFEPACYLALSTTGLDTGAYRIARWRTADGIEHVPPADLGHAALAQPVRRGGLLAGLTASDSPTLLHDLSAPNDPVFGDRLAGYRCVAAVPVFEADDSLDWVVLFHASPRGFNEDDVEALMALANLTSMAVNFAHLHQRAEQASRRVHREVDMIAEIQKVLLPGKPPTVPGLKLATSYKSFDRAGGDYFDVFELQRLPGASRDDPRWLILIADSAGHGPAAAVMMTVINAVLFTYPHAPASPGALLSYQNHHLHERHQAASMVTGILGFYEPATGRLVYANAGHHPPLIRRPGPPVRVEEVPLGSGLPLGILPSHDAKDAALTLQAGETLLLYTDGVPDERDEADEPFGLERMRAVLASTGEPQEVVDRLNAELVRHQGTTMPEDDQTMVVVRRE from the coding sequence ATGCAGCAAGTTGATCTGACCCGACGCAAGCGCGTACCGGTCCTGCTCGAGATGGTGCGCTCGATCAAAGACGCGCGCGATCCGCGCGCCGTCATGGAGTTGTTCATCCGCGTCGTGCAGCAGGCGTTTGAACCGGCCTGCTACCTCGCGCTGTCCACGACCGGGCTGGACACCGGCGCTTACCGCATCGCCCGGTGGCGCACGGCCGACGGCATCGAGCATGTTCCGCCGGCCGACCTCGGCCACGCGGCGCTCGCGCAACCGGTGCGTCGCGGCGGCCTGCTCGCTGGGTTGACGGCGAGCGATTCACCGACGCTGTTGCATGACCTTTCGGCGCCGAATGATCCTGTGTTCGGCGATCGGTTGGCGGGGTATCGGTGCGTGGCGGCCGTACCGGTTTTCGAGGCCGATGATTCGCTCGACTGGGTCGTGCTGTTTCACGCATCGCCGCGCGGATTCAACGAGGATGACGTCGAAGCGCTGATGGCGCTGGCAAATCTGACCAGCATGGCGGTGAACTTCGCGCACCTGCATCAGCGCGCCGAACAGGCGTCGCGGCGCGTTCACCGCGAGGTGGACATGATCGCCGAAATTCAGAAAGTGCTGCTGCCGGGGAAGCCGCCGACCGTGCCGGGATTGAAGCTGGCGACGAGCTACAAGTCGTTCGACCGGGCCGGCGGGGATTACTTCGACGTGTTTGAACTGCAGCGTCTGCCGGGAGCGAGCCGGGATGATCCGCGCTGGCTCATTCTCATTGCCGATTCGGCCGGACACGGACCGGCCGCGGCGGTGATGATGACCGTGATCAACGCGGTCCTGTTCACGTATCCGCATGCGCCGGCGTCGCCCGGCGCGCTGCTGTCCTATCAGAATCACCATCTTCACGAGCGGCATCAGGCGGCGTCGATGGTGACGGGGATCCTCGGATTCTACGAGCCGGCAACGGGGCGGCTGGTCTATGCCAACGCGGGGCACCATCCGCCGTTGATCCGCCGGCCGGGTCCGCCGGTGCGCGTGGAAGAAGTCCCGCTGGGGTCAGGCCTGCCGCTGGGCATTCTGCCGAGTCACGACGCGAAGGATGCCGCGTTGACGTTGCAAGCGGGCGAGACGCTGCTGCTTTACACCGACGGGGTGCCCGATGAGCGCGACGAAGCCGATGAGCCGTTCGGCCTGGAGCGGATGCGTGCGGTGCTGGCGTCGACGGGCGAGCCGCAGGAGGTGGTGGATCGGTTGAACGCCGAATTGGTTCGCCACCAGGGGACGACCATGCCGGAAGATGATCAAACCATGGTGGTGGTGAGGCGGGAATGA